The Pan troglodytes isolate AG18354 chromosome 6, NHGRI_mPanTro3-v2.0_pri, whole genome shotgun sequence genomic sequence GGGAGACACCAACAGCACCGAGACCTGTGGTCTCCAGAGCTGACATCTCCTGCACTTGCCACGTGCAGGCGCTGTGTGGGACCTCCTCTCCATCCTGTGAGGTGGGTGTGGACAGtgctattttgcagatgaggcttTGCAGAGGCACAAGCAAGCCAAGTCATCACAGGGTCATCAAATGgcagggcaggagctgagccacAGCGGTTGAGCTGCAGAATCACTGCTCCcaaccccctgctccacagctgCCTGGGCTGGATGAGCCCTGGAGCAGCAGGAGGAAGGGGCATACAGGGGAGCTGGGTGCTGCACCGCATGGGCAAAGGGCCGGAGACCTGTGGGGAAACTAGTCCCGGTGAAGCAAGAGTGGGTGCTGGGGCAGATGGAGCTGAGGGTGGCAGGTGGGCAGCAACTGGATCACAGCGACCTTGAAGGACTTGATGGAGTTGCAGGCACAGGGATGTCAGATCCCAGCACTAGAGTTGGAGAAAATTCACTCTTAGGAAGAAGGAGACTGGGTGTGCTGGCTCCTTCCTCACCCCAGGGAGGAAGCTGAGTTCCCCTGCCCAGCACCTGCCCCATTCTCCTGACTCTGTCCACCTCTGTCTCTAGGGTCTCCCTGAACTCAGGGTCCCAATGGATTTCCTGACCCCAAAGGGCCCCTGGTAAGTTGTCACCCGAGCTCTGACCCACCCCTGGTTCTCTGAgtccttccctgcctccttccagCCGAGAGTTCACCTGACATCTGGACTCCTTCCAGGGCACCCTGGGAATGACAAGCTGCCGGGACACTCGGGCCAGAGAGGAAAGGTGGTGAGGGATACCCCTGGCCACCAATTCTCAGGAGGCCCCTCAAATGCCAAAGATGTCTGGGAGGCCCACAGAGACATTTTCTGAGCAGAACAGAGCCTGCCCTAACGCTGTCCACACCCACGGGCCGAGGCTTGATGTGACCTTCTTCCTCTTCTGGAGCCCAGGCGTCTACCCTACAGCACCCACTGCACTCCCCCCTTTTCCTCTCAGGGTTTCCAAGGGGAGAGCAGCCCCCGTGGCCCCCCATATGTGGTGGGACCTCAGCTAGGTCTGTTCCCAGGAGAGAACGGCTCCCAGACCCTGGAGTtaagtctgtctgtctctcttctctcagtCACACACCCCTGCCTCTGGCTCGCATGTCTGGAACAGGTAGCTGGGGACTTGAGGGGGCTCAGaaatctctctttttaatttgGCAGCACGTATGGCTGTcgctcctcccctctccttttcttttaggGTGACCATGGGGTTCAAGGGAAGGATGTTCCTGGTCTGAGGGGCTTCCCAGGAGAGAGAGGCCTCCTAGGCACTGCTGTGAGTGTGACTCCCAGAGCCCTGCCTGGACCAAGGACCAAGTGACCTGACCCGCTCCCTGACCTTGACCCTGCTCCATGccactccccactcccatctCTCTGAACCTATCTCCTCTCGCCAGCCCTCACCCTTCTCTTTTCTGTGAAGCTCCACCTTCCCCAAATCTCTGCTTCAGAGTGTGGACCCAGCTTGAAGAGGAATGAGGTCCAGCTGGCCCCCTTACCCTGCAGGGAGCCTGGGGTTcctggggagtgggaggagggaacTAGGAAAGGGGGTGTTGAGGCAGGGTGGAGGTGGCATCCAGATCTACGCAGGTGCTGTGGGACTGGGCAGAGGGAATCTAGAGTCAGCCAGAATGCAGCTGATTTGGGGCTCTTCTCCTGGGAATTGTGCTCTGAGGGCCCTGGTATGAGTGGGCTTGGGTCTTCCTTCCTGGGGATCTCACTCATCTCAACTTTCAGGGTTCCCCCCTAGGGAGTGAGGTGCAGCAGGATCAAGGGACCCATTGCCCCCCGCCAGGGTGCCCAGGCCCTCAGGAACCCCCTGGATCAGCAGGAGAGACAGGTGTCCCAGTGAGAGTGGGGACCTTCGGGAGTGGTTCTTGGGGAGGGGTCTGTGGGCTGAGGGGTGATGGGCTATGAAAGCTTTCCTGTGGGTGTTTGAGGGTGAGGGTCACCTCCAGGCCATGACTCCTCCTTCCTGCCCCACAGGGTGAAAAGGGCCCCATTTGTCTGCCTGGCTGTGATAGGGTGCAGAGTCCTGTGTGACTTCCTGGTCCTGCTGGGCCTCCAGGTGTGGCTGGAGAAGATGGAGACCAAGAGAAGAACCCCAGAGAACCCGACCAATCTTCTCTCCACATGAGAGGGCTGAGGTGGGCTTGACCCCTGAGCTCTATCATTTCCTCCCTCTGGTATCTCCTGTACCTTCTCCTCCAGGGTGAGGTGGGGGACCCCAGGAAGAAGGGCATCAAAGTGTCCATGACCTTGACGCCCTGGCCTTTAACCTCATTCCCTCCTGGTCCCTCCCTGCCTTGGTGTTTCTGactctcctctctcccccaggGCCCTCCTGGACTCCCTGGACTCACTGGTCCATGGAACAGCCTGTAGCAGTGGTGAGTGAACCCTCGGCCCCCACGCAAGGCCCTGGCAGCCTCTGCTCTGCCTTCAACTCCCCTTTGCCCCTGAGGCTGGGTTTGGGAGTGGGGTCTCTGGGCCTGGTACCCAGCTCTGTATGGGGTTCATGAATAGAGAATGCCTGACCCATGACCCATGTCTATGTCCTtgtccctgcttccctccttccccagggAGCAGATTGGGAGCCCAGAGCTCAGGGACCCCAGGGACACTTTGGAGCCAGAGCGTGGGGAGCCAAAGGCAATAAAGGTGCAACAGGATTCATGAAACTATAGGTGAGATGCGGCTGGGGACAGGCTGAGAGGCAGGGTCAGGATGGGGTGATGTGTGTCCCAGACCCTGCCAGCAACATGCTTTAAGGAGTGGGTTGGTGGGGGCAGAAGCCTGGGGGCCGTGTGGGGTCTGAGTGGAGGGGCTGTGGGACCCATCAGTCTAGGGCTGTGCTTTGGGTGGGTGGTCACCTGGGCCCATGCTTTCTGCACCTGCATAGCGTGTGCCAGGCCCctctggggagaagggagaaacAGGAGATGTGGGTCCTATGGTGAATGTGACCCCTACTGACCCCAGACCCCAAATGGTcacccctgcctggccagcccccaccccactgcTGCCTCCCTGGCCTGACTGCTCTTCCTCCCTGCACACTCCTTCATCGTGCCATTTCACTTCCCTTCCACACCTCTAGTGTATCTGTTCCCCCCCCAGGGACTACCTGGACCCAGTGGCACTGATGTGAGGCATCCCAGCCCCTGCCGCTTCAGAGCAATGAGTCTGATCCTCTGCGTCCCTTTCCTCAGATCATAAACTCTTCACCCTTGAGAAGCCCCTTCCCCTGGGAGGCCCCCACTGTCCCACTGCCATAACCTTGGGATGCTCATCTGGGCCTCTGCCCCTGCAATAACCCCACCTCCTGAAGCGATGTCAcctatttctcttcctctttcaggGTCCACAAGGTCCCCTGGGAGGTGTTGGGGACCTGGGTCCCCCTGGAGAGAAGGTAATTGGGAAAGGGATGAAGGGACCAGTCTTGTGGATGAGGAATGACAGTTGGATTTCTGCCCATTTTTTGTTGAGGagacaaaagagaataaaatgtgaGAAATACCAGGATTTTGTGAGGGGGCAATGAGGTTTTTGACCCCAATCTCTTTGCTGCTGGAGCCAGGAGAGTCAGGATCTCCAGGAATCCAGGGTGAGCCGGGTGTCAGGTGAGTGACAGCTCCAGGGCCCTGCTTCAGAATTCCCTTCACCCTCCCTCAGCTGCACCCCCCTCTTTTCCTGTGACTTCCTTGAGTTGGAGCTCCTCTGTGGCCAGGAGCCTCTGCTCCCAACCATCCTCGGAGTGAGGCTTTCCACCCTGTCCTTGAACGGAAGGGGACCAGGGGACTCCCCTTATAGGCTAGACTTTCTATGTGTATCCCATTGTCCTCAAGGGCAGTAGGGAGTGACTAAAGGTGTCTTGGAAGCAGGGGCTGCATCCCTGTTCTTCAAGACCCTCTGTGCCCTCCAGTTGTTCTGCAGGGTACACATGGGGAGTGTGGTGGGAAAGGAGAGTCAGGGCAGCCAAGTTTCTGGGAATATGGGTATTTGTGAGTGAGGATCTTGGACTGTGGGGAGCCTGGGAATGGAGGGATGCCTGGGAGGGAGGCTCTGGGAATGGGGTATCCTGGCAGGATGCATGGGATCTGGAGtccagagagaaagtgagagataCCCTGTGGCTAATACCATAAGGCATTAGACAGCATGAAGTGCTCGAGGTGGGGATAGGGGTGCAGAGACCTTCTTCCTAGGGAGGTGCCAACAGATGAGCCTGTAGGGAGGAAGAGGGTCTCATATGCCTGTGGGAGTCTGTGTTGGGTGGGCTTATGGGGCTGTGACCCTGACTCTTGTTCTCCCTCTGGATTAGGGTCTTGGTTTTCCTGGAGACCCTGGCCCCCCAGGAGAAGGTGGCTCATGTGAGTCTTACCGACAGAGGGGAAGGGATGAAGAGGTTGGGGCTTCTGTGGGACGCCTCTGTGCAACAGATGGGCTTAGATGTTGGGAAGCTGGAGATATGGCAGGGCAAGCAGAGGAATGCAAGGTTTAGCAGTTTTAGGGGTGATGCCAGCCGGGTCTGGCCTTGCTTCATCCCTGCAGGACCAGGACAGTGTTAAGGGTGACTATGGCAAGGATGGTGAGCCAGTACAGCCCATGAGTGACCAATGTCCCTGCCACccccactgagctccagccttcAGCCCCTTACCCCTCTTTTCTGTGCCTCCTGAGGGGTCCCTTGGCTGGAGGCCAACACTCACCCACCCCAATTCCTCTCATTCTGTGGATCCTCTGGTCCCACTGGGGAGAATGGACTACCTGGACCACATGGAAAGCAGGTAAGTGAGGTAGAAGACCCTGGGACCTTGGGAGGTAGTCCCTGGGAAATGTGGGTAGAGGCTGGTGGTGACAGGTGGCACTGACAGGGAGATGCCTGGTGTCTGTGCTGTCCCTGGATGTGGTGTGTTGCATGAGCACATGGGTTTATGAGTGTGTTGTGTCTCGGGCATGTTGCTCCTGGGTTTTTGTGTGCATATTCTCACCAGGGCTGGTAACATGTACTGGCCAATCAGAATGGACACTGGAGGAGGGGGCTGGCCGGCTTCTCTGCTGGGTCAGGAGTTAACCTGGGCCACTGGGTGGGGTGTGGTTAAGGGGTTCTTCCCCAAGCATCCATGCTCCTCAGCATTTTCACAACGGACACAGCTCCATCTGTTCTGAACTCACACTCTGcttctgtgcctgtgtgtgcagtgtgtgcatGCAGTGTGTGCGTgcagggtgtgcatgtgtgtgtgtgtggagtatgtgtgcatgtgtagcaCGGGAAGGGGAAGAGTGGAGCCTGGCT encodes the following:
- the LOC104007225 gene encoding fibril-forming collagen alpha chain-like — translated: MRFLTPISLLLEPGESGSPGIQGEPGVRVLVFLETLAPQEKVAHDQDSVKGDYGKDGVPWLEANTHPPQFLSFCGSSGPTGENGLPGPHGKQGQLRIVMTQGSFRTQEDTG